A window of the Tenebrio molitor chromosome 1, icTenMoli1.1, whole genome shotgun sequence genome harbors these coding sequences:
- the LOC138134213 gene encoding chitin-binding domain protein cbd-1-like — MHEVSGKLLFAIILVIGAASGISAADPLCEGLPPNEIFAFPHETNCSLYYECTGGNKILMACANGLWFNSDTQSCDFPDESGCTNKESICTNVVIDYFPHPSDCSRYIECYQGNSYEMSCQPGLWFHSGLKKCVAPDESDCMGFTTPPWTTPHPICWGVRPSETVLKPYEGDCRKYWQCIGADMTLQDCPNYLLFDESRQLCDFPETVNCDDTTRTPDPWTTRPPTTRNPTTPADNDPRCTGQGLSYWSHPIYCNKYIECYNGGSYEMNCPAGLYFSQEKRHCVNPSESECGRTEPPTHGPTSQRPTDWTPHPDCPWPESEGKLMPYPGDCTKFYECAEGKKVAMNCPDALWFNPSILECDYPYQAGCQWGFLDSLVCPPNIVDYYPYPEHCTRYIECYKGVLETHDCPAGLWFSSTEKRCVLEALSGCGEYSSSVEPTWTTPTDACTGYTPPTPNPWTTTKDPDWTPDPDCPWPSNDRYLFPYSGDFSGKLLFAIILVVGAASGISAADPLCEGLPPNEIFAFPHETNCSLYYECYGGNKILMACANGLWFNSDTQSCDFPDESGCTNKESICTNVVIDYFPHPSDCSRYIECYQGNSYEMSCQPGLWFHSGLKKCVAPEESDCMGFTTPPWTTPHPICWGVRPSETVLKPYEGDCRKYWQCIGADMTLQDCPNHLLFDESRQLCDFPETVNCDDTTRTPDPWTTRPPTTRNPTTPADNDPRCIGQGLSYWSHPIYCNKYIECYNGGSYEMNCPGGLYFSQEKRRCVNRSESECGRPKPPTHGPTSQRPTDWTSHPDCPWPESEGKLMPYPGDCTKFYECAEGKKVAMNCPDALWFNPSILECDYPYQAGCQWGFLDCIKKIKISSYISSIIKIYSQFSVRATNMKDLSLFFLIAFVTIPAKSDDPLCAGLPHDEEVVFASPLDCTQYYKCFNGVFSIEKCPEGLYFSEYNERCVSAEYAECQGGSGTPSDSSSTLPDTTTETSTMETTTAEPTTTTPEPTTTPEPTTTPEPTTTLEPSTTTLEPSTTTPEPTTTTSTTETTAGTTPDPNVDPRCIDGNTAYWPHPSDCSKYIECYQGDSYEMACPANTYFSEGHKKCTSAGESECCKNDTSQCKYFVHF; from the exons ATGCATGAAG tttCAGGGAAATTGTTGTTTGCAATAATACTGGTGATCGGAGCTGCCTCGG GCATTTCAGCAGCAGATCCTTTATGCGAAGGTCTTCCTCCCAACGAGATATTTGCCTTTCCCCACGAGACCAACTGTTCCCTCTATTACGAATGCACCGGGGGTAACAAGATCTTGATGGCATGTGCGAATGGATTATGGTTCAACAGTGACACCCAGTCTTGCGATTTTCCCGACGAGTCTGGATGCACAA ACAAAGAATCCATCTGCACCAACGTCGTGATCGATTACTTCCCGCATCCCAGCGATTGTTCCAGATATATCGAGTGCTACCAAGGTAACTCCTACGAGATGTCTTGCCAGCCTGGATTGTGGTTCCATTCTGGGCTAAAGAAATGCGTAGCTCCTGACGAGTCAGACTGCA TGGGATTCACTACACCACCATGGACGACTCCCCATCCAATTTGCTGGGGGGTACGTCCCAGCGAGACCGTGTTGAAACCATACGAGGGTGATTGCAGGAAGTACTGGCAATGTATTGGGGCTGACATGACCCTCCAAGACTGTCCCAACTATTTGCTCTTCGATGAAAGTCGGCAACTTTGTGATTTTCCCGAAACAGTCAACTGTGATG ATACTACTCGGACACCAGATCCCTGGACAA CAAGGCCGCCTACTACCCGCAATCCTACCACTCCAGCCGACAACGATCCACGTTGTACCGGTCAAGGATTATCTTACTGGTCTCATCCGATTTATTGCAACAAGTACATAGAATGCTATAATGGAGGCAGCTACGAAATGAATTGTCCCGCCGGTTTGTACTTCAGCCAAGAGAAGAGACACTGCGTTAATCCTAGCGAGTCAGAGTGCGGAAGAACTGAGCCACCGACGCATG GTCCCACGAGCCAGAGACCCACTGATTGGACGCCGCATCCAGATTGTCCGTGGCCAGAAAGCGAGGGTAAATTGATGCCTTATCCAGGAGATTGCACCAAGTTCTACGAGTGTGCTGAAGGAAAGAAGGTCGCGATGAATTGTCCAGATGCGTTGTGGTTTAATCCATCGATATTGGAGTGCGATTATCCCTATCAGGCAGGCTGCCAGTGGGGATTCTTGGATT CTCTAGTATGTCCCCCTAATATCGTCGATTACTACCCCTACCCCGAGCACTGTACCCGATACATCGAGTGCTACAAAGGCGTCCTCGAGACCCACGACTGCCCAGCTGGATTATGGTTCAGCTCCACCGAGAAAAGATGCGTACTCGAGGCGCTTTCCGGATGCGGGGAGTACTCTTCCAGTGTGGAACCCACCTGGACCACACCGACAGACGCTTGCACAG GATACACCCCGCCTACGCCTAATCCTTGGACCACCACCAAGGATCCAGACTGGACTCCGGATCCAGACTGTCCTTGGCCTTCGAACGACCGCTATCTATTCCCATACTCTGGCGATT tttCAGGGAAATTGTTGTTTGCAATAATACTGGTGGTCGGAGCTGCGTCGG GCATTTCAGCAGCAGATCCTTTATGCGAAGGTCTTCCTCCCAACGAGATATTTGCCTTTCCCCACGAGACCAACTGTTCCCTCTATTACGAATGCTACGGGGGTAACAAGATCTTGATGGCATGTGCGAATGGATTATGGTTCAACAGTGACACCCAGTCTTGCGATTTTCCCGACGAGTCTGGATGCACAA ACAAAGAATCCATCTGCACCAACGTCGTGATCGATTACTTCCCGCATCCTAGCGATTGTTCCAGATATATCGAGTGCTACCAAGGTAACTCCTACGAGATGTCTTGCCAGCCTGGATTGTGGTTCCATTCTGGGCTAAAGAAATGCGTAGCTCCTGAAGAGTCAGACTGCA TGGGATTCACTACACCACCATGGACGACTCCCCATCCAATTTGCTGGGGGGTACGTCCCAGCGAGACCGTGTTGAAACCATACGAGGGTGATTGCAGGAAGTACTGGCAATGTATTGGGGCTGACATGACCCTCCAAGACTGTCCCAACCATTTGCTCTTCGATGAAAGTCGGCAACTTTGTGATTTTCCCGAAACAGTCAACTGTGATG ATACTACTCGGACACCAGATCCCTGGACAA CAAGGCCGCCTACTACCCGCAATCCTACCACTCCAGCCGACAACGATCCACGTTGCATCGGTCAAGGATTATCTTACTGGTCTCATCCGATTTATTGCAACAAGTATATAGAATGCTATAATGGAGGGAGCTACGAAATGAATTGTCCCGGCGGTTTGTACTTCAGCCAAGAGAAGAGACGCTGCGTTAATCGTAGCGAGTCAGAGTGCGGAAGACCTAAGCCACCGACGCATG GTCCCACGAGCCAGAGACCCACTGATTGGACGTCGCATCCAGATTGTCCGTGGCCAGAAAGCGAGGGTAAATTGATGCCTTATCCAGGAGATTGCACCAAGTTCTACGAGTGTGCTGAAGGAAAGAAGGTCGCGATGAATTGTCCAGATGCGTTGTGGTTTAATCCATCGATATTGGAGTGCGATTATCCCTATCAGGCAGGCTGCCAGTGGGGATTCTTGGATT gtattaaaaaaattaagatctCATCTTATATAAGCAGTATTATTAAGATTTACTCTCAGTTTAGTGTAAGAGCAACAAATATGAAAG ACCTTTCCCTATTCTTTTTAATTGCTTTCGTAACTATTCCGGCCAAAAGTGATG ATCCTCTTTGTGCCGGCCTTCCACATGACGAAGAAGTAGTTTTTGCATCACCGCTGGATTGTACCCAATATTACAAATGTTTCAATGGAGTATTCTCAATTGAAAAATGTCCAGAGGGATTATATTTCAGCGAATACAATGAACGTTGCGTATCGGCAGAATATGCAGAATGCCAAGGTGGTTCTGGAACACCAAGTGATTCTTCGAGTACTCTTCCTG ATACAACAACAGAAACATCAACAATGGAAACAACAACAGCGGaaccaacaacaacaacaccgGAACCAACAACAACACCGGAACCAACAACAACACCGGAACCAACAACAACACTGGAACCAAGTACAACAACACTGGAACCAAGTACAACAACACCGGaaccaacaacaacaacatcaACAACGGAAACCACAGCAGGGACGACACCAG ATCCAAATGTGGATCCGAGATGTATTGACGGCAACACAGCATATTGGCCCCATCCGAGTGACTGCAGCAAGTACATAGAATGTTATCAAGGGGATTCGTACGAAATGGCTTGTCCCGCCAATACATACTTCTCTGAAGGACACAAGAAATGTACGAGCGCTGGCGAGTCAGAATGTTGCAAAAACGATACATCACAGTGTAAATACTTTGTacacttttaa
- the LOC138139837 gene encoding probable endochitinase: MMNQIATLAFFLITASIVTATNSNFHVRDKREGECDGANPGEIVYLPVAGQCDKYIECYNGEGTMLQCPDGLWWHPEIENCDYPGDFCVSHTTTPPGPTTTLTPTTPAIGPDPRCVDGNTDYWSHPVFCNKYIECYEGDSYEMACPPGLYFSDSLKECVNSEESECCVTNAEC, from the exons ATGATGAATCAAATCGCAACTTTAGCATTTTTCTTGATCACTGCTTCAA TCGTTACAGccacaaattcaaatttccacGTCAGAGACAAAAGGGAAG GAGAATGTGACGGTGCAAATCCAGGAGAAATAGTATACCTTCCTGTGGCAGGCCAATGTGATAAATATATAGAATGTTACAACGGAGAAGGAACTATGTTGCAATGTCCCGATGGGCTCTGGTGGCATCCAGAAATCGAGAACTGCGATTATCCTGGGGACTTTTGCG tttcACATACAACTACACCTCCAGGGCCTACCACCACCCTTA CGCCCACAACTCCGGCaa TTGGTCCCGATCCCCGATGCGTAGATGGTAACACTGATTATTGGTCCCATCCTGTCTTTTGTAACAAATACATTGAATGCTACGAGGGAGATTCTTACGAAATGGCGTGTCCTCCAGGCTTATATTTCTCCGATAGTCTAAAGGAATGTGTCAATTCTGAGGAGTCTGAATGTTGTGTGACAAATGCAGAATGTTAA